A DNA window from Myxococcales bacterium contains the following coding sequences:
- a CDS encoding FAD binding domain-containing protein: MLPLPPFSLATPGSIEEVLALLREHGESATLVAGGTDLLPNMKHGLLTPRWLVSLAGVASLRGISYTESSVRVGAMTTLEAIGEHPAIQAHARALGEAARSVGGPHHRRMGTLGGNLCLDTRCRYYNQSHFWREALGYCLKKDGAICHVVAGGKRCVAAASNDTAAAAIALDATVSIVGPGGSRAVRASDFYTANGLANTALSAGEVVTALVVPVVAGRISGYQKLRTRGAIDFPLLSLAARVDLDGDLVSQLEIVVSALAARPRSVGKARPLALGARLAELPTEAIAQAARAECTPLPNIEGDALWRREMVPVLVREALTRLQRSV; this comes from the coding sequence ATGCTGCCACTCCCTCCGTTTTCTCTCGCCACGCCGGGCTCGATCGAGGAGGTCCTCGCGTTGCTCCGGGAGCACGGCGAGAGCGCCACGCTGGTGGCGGGTGGAACCGATCTGCTCCCGAACATGAAGCATGGACTGCTCACGCCGCGCTGGCTCGTGTCGCTGGCCGGGGTCGCCTCGCTCCGCGGCATCTCTTACACGGAGAGCTCCGTCCGAGTCGGTGCCATGACCACGCTGGAGGCCATTGGGGAACACCCCGCGATCCAAGCGCACGCGCGCGCGCTCGGGGAGGCGGCGCGCTCGGTGGGGGGGCCACACCACCGCCGGATGGGGACCCTGGGAGGGAACCTCTGCCTGGACACGCGCTGTCGGTACTACAACCAGAGCCACTTCTGGCGCGAGGCGCTCGGGTACTGCCTGAAGAAGGACGGCGCGATCTGTCACGTCGTGGCGGGCGGCAAGCGATGTGTGGCGGCGGCCTCGAACGACACGGCTGCGGCGGCGATCGCCCTCGACGCGACGGTCTCGATCGTGGGCCCCGGCGGGTCTCGCGCTGTCCGCGCGAGCGACTTCTACACCGCGAACGGCCTCGCCAACACGGCGCTCTCCGCAGGCGAGGTCGTCACCGCGCTCGTGGTGCCCGTGGTGGCCGGAAGGATCAGCGGGTACCAGAAGCTGCGCACGAGAGGGGCCATCGACTTCCCGCTCCTCTCGCTCGCGGCGCGAGTGGATCTCGACGGCGACCTCGTCTCGCAGCTCGAGATTGTGGTGTCCGCGCTCGCGGCGCGGCCCAGGTCGGTCGGCAAGGCGCGCCCGCTGGCCCTCGGGGCGCGCCTCGCGGAGCTCCCGACGGAGGCGATCGCGCAGGCTGCACGCGCCGAGTGCACGCCGCTCCCCAACATCGAGGGCGACGCGCTCTGGCGACGCGAGATGGTGCCGGTGCTGGTCCGAGAGGCCCTCACTCGGCTCCAGCGTTCGGTC